One window of the Zea mays cultivar B73 chromosome 3, Zm-B73-REFERENCE-NAM-5.0, whole genome shotgun sequence genome contains the following:
- the LOC103643014 gene encoding filaggrin-2, translating into MSDPPGETDHNHRDGKHRRSHLHHLNVQVPPVASNIGCFAGCFRPSPTSSSSPAAHGTNCHGHGHGHGHRHADRPASPSLIRSPSAWIKAKGQSLGSGRHARRRSQDFQYDALSYARNFDEGGSGTDGVGEEEATSDALKHRCFTSRLPTSPPPESPSGMATSGNGKAAETGRHELE; encoded by the coding sequence ATGTCTGATCCCCCCGGCGAGACGGACCATAACCATCGCGATGGAAAGCACCGGCGATCGCACCTCCACCACCTGAATGTGCAGGTCCCTCCCGTCGCCAGCAACATTGGCTGCTTCGCCGGCTGCTTCCGCCCGTCCCCGACATCATCGTCTTCCCCCGCCGCGCACGGCACCAACTGCCACGGACACGGACACGGACACGGACACCGGCACGCGGACCGGCCGGCGTCCCCGTCTCTGATCCGGTCGCCGTCGGCGTGGATCAAAGCGAAGGGCCAGAGCCTCGGGTCTGGCAGGCACGCGCGCCGCCGGTCCCAGGACTTCCAGTACGACGCCCTTAGCTACGCGCGTAACTTCGACGAGGGCGGGAGCGGGACGGACGGCGTGGGTGAGGAGGAGGCTACGAGCGACGCGCTCAAGCACCGGTGCTTCACGTCTAGGCTCCCCACGTCGCCACCGCCCGAATCGCCTTCGGGGATGGCCACCAGCGGCAACGGCAAGGCAGCGGAAACAGGCCGTCATGAGTTGGAGTGA